GGGTGGTCACCCCGAGGTCGTGGGCACTCCACCCGAGCGCCTCCGCCCAGAACCGGCCGATCGCCCGGGCGTCCCGAGCCTTCACGTTCACCTGCACGGGTCGCAGTGCCATGCCGGCGATCCTATGCACCCGCCCGCCGACGGACCCCGTACCGCCGTCTGACTGCGGCGGGGGAGAGCGAACGGGCCCGGCGGTGGCGCGCCGGGCCCGCCCGAGGATCAGATGGTGATCATCAGGGTGCCGCCGTCGAAGTACGTGCCCATGTTCTTGCGGACGGACACGTTGCCGCTCGCGGCCTCGTGCACGAACAGGTCGGCCTTGCCGTCGCCCGTCGCGTCACCGAAGCGCAGGCGCCCCCCGTCCGCGCCGGTCACGAAGCGGCCCCAACCGGCGCTCCAGTGGGTACCGCCGTCGAAGTACGTCCCCATGTTCTTGCGAACGGTGATCTTGCCGTCCGTGCCGTGCACGACCAGGTCCGCCTTGCCGTCACCGGTGATGTCGGCGAAGTACAGCCGCCCCAGGTCGCTGCCGTCCACGAAACGACCCCAACCGGCGCTCCAGTGCGTACCGCCGTCGAAGTACGTCCCCATGTTCTTGCGAACGGCGATGTTCCCGTCCGTGCCGTGCACGACCAGGTCCGCCTTGCCGTCACCGGTGATGTCGGCGAAGTACAGCCGCCCCAGGTCGCTGCCGTCCACGAAACGACCCCAACCGGCGCTCCAGTGCGTACCGCCGTCGAAGTACGTCCCCATGTTCTTGCGAACGGCGATGTTGCCGTCCGTGCCGTGCACGACCAGGTCCGCCTTGCCGTCACCGGTGATGTCGGCGAAGTACAGCCGCCCCAGGTCCTTGCCGTCCACGAAACGACCCCAACCGGTGCTCCACACCCGGCCGGCGTCGAAGCGGGCGCCGAGGTTGCGGTGGACGACGACGTCGCCGTTGGTGTGCTGGACGACGAGGTCGTCCTTGCCGTCGCCGTCGACGTCGGCGGGGGTGATCCGGTCGCGGTTGCGGATCTCCTTGATCCAGCCCCCGAGGTCGTCGACGCGGGAGTCGACGGCACCGGTACGGACCTCCGAGGCCGGGGCGCCGTAGCAGCCTCCCTGCCAGGACCGGCTGTGCAGGGCGACCAGTTCGACCCCGCCGTCCTTCTGTCGGAGCGCGGGGCCGCCGGTGTCGCCCATGCAGACGGACACGCCGTCCTGTCCGGTGAGGGAGACGGTGGTGGCGTCCACCGCGTCGACCCGGAAGTCGCCGGTGTGGAGGCGGTCGGGGACCCAGGAGGTCTTCGTCCGGCCGAAGCCGGCGCCGGTCAGGGTCTCGCCCGCGACGGCGGCGGAGGCGGCCGGGGCGATCGGGGTGACACCGGTGACGGGGCGGGCGAGACGGGCCAGGGCGACGTCCCGGTCCGCGCGCGGCACGACCTCGACGACGTCGACGGTCTGACCGCCGAGCGTCGCGGTGGTCTTCGCGGCGGGCCGGCCCGCGGGGACGGTGGAGCCCGGGGTGTCGGTGAAGCAGCTGGCGGCGGTGAGCAGCCACTGCTGGTGGACCAGGACGCCGGAGCAGCCGCGCGCGGCGGTGGTGGCGGCGTCGCCGCCCATGCGCAGCTGCGCGGTGAAGGCGTGGGCCCCGTCCGCCGCGGGCGTCCCGCTCACCGCGTGGGCGGCGGGCGCCGCGGTCAGCAGTCCGGCGGCGACGGCGCAGACGAGGGCGGCGGCCACCCCGCGGGGGCGTCTGGTCCTGAACGGTGTACCGAGCACGTGTGTGCGGTCCTCACGTGAGAGGCCCGCCACCCTCCCGGCCCCGAGGGGCGGGCGGCGGTCGGCGCCGCGCCGGGCAGCGGCCGTCGCCCCGGGCGGTGACGAGCGCTGACGGGCAGAAAGAAGATCAACTCGCGTTGACACCGGAATATCGCACAGGGACGCCGCGAAGCCCGCGCGAGATGGCTCGGTTGCAGCGCTTTTGCGCCTACGTTGGCCGGAAGCTTTCGGCCCCTTGGGTGGCGCCCGTGCCGCCCGGAGCCTCCGGCGGTGCGGATCGTTGACATCCGGGCCTCCACCCTGCTGTTCTCGCCCCCTGTTCGCGCCCCTCGGGAGGAAACGTGTCCCCGACCCCGCCCCCCTCCTCACCTCCGTCCCCGACAGCCGGCGTGCTCACCCGGATGGCCGATCTCGTACGCGCGATGCCGGCCGAGCGGGGCGGCGCCCTGTGGCGGCTCGCCGCGGCGGACCGGCAGCTCGACGCGAACGTGGTGCGACTCGCCCCGGGCGCGGGCGTCGCCGTCCACGTGGAACCGGACCTCGACATCCTCGTGTTCGTGCTGAACGGCCACGGCGAGCTGTCGACCGGGGACGGGGCCGAACCGCTGGAGACCGGGTGCGTGGTCTGGCTGCCGCGTGGCTCCCGCCGCGGCCTGTCCGCCGGACCGCACGGCCTCGACTACCTCACCGTGCACCGCCGTCGCCCCGGCATGACGATCGGTCGCGCGGCGGGCGCGGAGCGGACGGGCGGTGAGCCGGCCTGCCTGCTGGACCGGGTGTGCCCGGAGTGCGGGCGGCTGGCGCCCGAGGGGGCCGACGCGCGGTTCTGCGGCCGGTGCGGGCACCGGCTCCCCGAGGGCTGACCGCGACGGCCACGGCGTGCGCGGCGGCGGCCGCCAGCAGCGCGCCCGGCGGGGAAACGGACGCGAGCGGCCCCGCCACGGCCGCGCCGCACGCGAAGCCGGTGATCTTGAGGCTGGCGCCGGTCGTCTGGATCTGGCCGCGCAGCCCGTCCGGCGACTCGCGGTGACGCAGCGCCAGCAGGGCCGTCAGCTGAGGCCCCTCCCCCGCGCCGACCAGGAGCACGGCCCCCACCACGACGGCGGGGTGTCCCCCGGCCGCGCCGGCCACGCCGACGACCCCGGCCGCCAGGACGGGCAGGGCGGCCGCTTGGACGAGGGTCGCCCCGCGGAAGACGGCCTCCGGGCCGGGCGGGCGGCGCGTACGGGCCAGCACGGCGTCGGCGGCGAGGGCCGCGCCGGCGGCCCCGGCGAGCAGCAGCGCACCCTGACCGGGCCCCCCGAGGTACCGCGCGCCCAGCAGGGGCGCACAGGCGACGAGGACGCCCTGCCCCGCGCAGGACAGCACGGACGCGGCGGTCACCCGGGCCAGCACCCGGCTCCGGACGAGCGCGCGGGCCCCCTCGGCGACGCCCACGGCCACTCCGGCGACACCCCGCGCCGGCCGGCCCGGTACCCCCTGCGGCGCGCCGTCCCGGTGCGGAACCGGCACACCGTCCCCGTGCGGTACCGGCACCCCGCCCCCGTGCGGAACCGGCACCAAGTCCCGGTCCCGTGACGTGCCGGAGAGGGGTGCGCCCGCGCCGGGTGGGAGCGTCCACGCCAGGGGGACGACCGCGCCGATCAGGGCGGCCGCGGCCACCACTCCCGCCGGGGCGCCGTACAGGGCGGCGACGCCGCCCACCAGGGCCGGGCCGGCGAGGGCCGCCGCGTGGAAGGTCATCGCGTCGAGGGCGGTGGCCCGCGGCAGCGCGGTGGGGCCCGCGACGTGGGGCAGCTGCGCGGTCCAGCCGCCCGACAGCGCCGGGGCGAGGAGTCCCGAGGCGGCCGCGACCAGCAGCGGCAGGGGGTACGGCGTGCGCCCGAGGCACAGCAGCACCGCGACGAGGGCGGCCGCGTACCCGGCGAGCGCCCCCGCCAGCAGCCGGCCCGGCCGTGGCGAGCGGTCCAGGAGCGCCCCGACGACCGGGCCGCCGAGCGCCGCTGCCGCCGTGCCCGCGGCGAGCAGGGCGGAGGCGCGGGCGGACGAGCCGGTCGCCGCGAGTCCGGCGAGCAGCAGCGCGGGGCCTGCCGCCTCGTCGCCCGTGCGGGCGAGGGCGGCGCCGACGGTGTACCGGGCGAGGGCGGGACGGTTCTTCACGCCCGGCACGGTACGGGGGTAACGGAAAACAGCACCAGATGCGTTACATTCGCCGGGTGTCCGCTCCCGACGGCCGGTCGACCCGGCATTCCGTGCACGCCGTCGCCCGCCGCA
This portion of the Streptomyces changanensis genome encodes:
- a CDS encoding cupin domain-containing protein, whose protein sequence is MADLVRAMPAERGGALWRLAAADRQLDANVVRLAPGAGVAVHVEPDLDILVFVLNGHGELSTGDGAEPLETGCVVWLPRGSRRGLSAGPHGLDYLTVHRRRPGMTIGRAAGAERTGGEPACLLDRVCPECGRLAPEGADARFCGRCGHRLPEG
- a CDS encoding FG-GAP-like repeat-containing protein, translated to MLGTPFRTRRPRGVAAALVCAVAAGLLTAAPAAHAVSGTPAADGAHAFTAQLRMGGDAATTAARGCSGVLVHQQWLLTAASCFTDTPGSTVPAGRPAAKTTATLGGQTVDVVEVVPRADRDVALARLARPVTGVTPIAPAASAAVAGETLTGAGFGRTKTSWVPDRLHTGDFRVDAVDATTVSLTGQDGVSVCMGDTGGPALRQKDGGVELVALHSRSWQGGCYGAPASEVRTGAVDSRVDDLGGWIKEIRNRDRITPADVDGDGKDDLVVQHTNGDVVVHRNLGARFDAGRVWSTGWGRFVDGKDLGRLYFADITGDGKADLVVHGTDGNIAVRKNMGTYFDGGTHWSAGWGRFVDGSDLGRLYFADITGDGKADLVVHGTDGNIAVRKNMGTYFDGGTHWSAGWGRFVDGSDLGRLYFADITGDGKADLVVHGTDGKITVRKNMGTYFDGGTHWSAGWGRFVTGADGGRLRFGDATGDGKADLFVHEAASGNVSVRKNMGTYFDGGTLMITI